In a single window of the Diospyros lotus cultivar Yz01 chromosome 10, ASM1463336v1, whole genome shotgun sequence genome:
- the LOC127811185 gene encoding glycine-rich cell wall structural protein-like: MNSGFLPLLLLWVILCAADARILVGSKGSFRFRGEKNFFNGPGIAEGGGGGFGGGGGFGGGGGGGGGLGGGAGFGGGVGGGFGGGGLGGGGGGGGGGGGGAGGGLGLGGGAGYGGGIGGGSGGGVGDDDLP; encoded by the coding sequence ATGAACTCGGGGTTTTTGCCTTTGCTGCTTCTTTGGGTCATTCTTTGCGCTGCCGATGCCAGGATCCTGGTGGGCTCGAAGGGTTCGTTCAGGTTTAGGGGTGAGAAGAATTTCTTCAATGGCCCTGGCATAGCCGAGGGAGGAGGTGGTGGTTTCGGCGGCGGCGGAGGTTttggtgggggtgggggtggcgGTGGAGGACTAGGTGGTGGGGCCGGGTTTGGAGGAGGAGTTGGTGGTGGGTTTGGAGGGGGTGggcttggtggtggtggtggtggaggtggaggtggtGGTGGCGGTGCCGGCGGAGGTTTGGGACTTGGTGGTGGGGCCGGGTACGGCGGAGGAATTGGCGGTGGCAGTGGCGGTGGCGTCGGAGATGATGACCTGCCTTGA
- the LOC127811987 gene encoding GDSL esterase/lipase At5g55050: MAGCSMISISWSFYFWVWVMVMIMIMSFMTTATSSSSRSSLREAGGKVPAIYVFGDSLVDVGNNNHLKTSFARADFPHNGIDFPGRHPTGRFCNGKNSADFLAEKVGMESQPPYLGLNDTKIAFPLTGVNFASGGAGIFNSTDQKYGQSIPLTKQIEFYKIVYEDVVKQLGSTAAERHLSKSLFAVVIGSNDLLDYFKSGSRPSTPKEHVDLMVFNLKHALKRLHDFGGRKFLVAGVGAVGCCPSQRTQNTNKSEECNDEANHWSAKYNQGLRAMLKALSYELKPFKYSYLDIFTVFADFIHSPSKYGFTEYKAACCGIGTLNADLPCLPISSVCDNRSSHVFWDLYHPTEASVRIFVDLVFDGSPPYAVPINVEQLIAAA, translated from the exons atggcggGTTGCAGTATGATCAGTATCAGCTGGAGCTTTTACTTTTGGGTGTGGGTTATGGTGATGATAATGATAATGAGCTTCATGACTACTGCtactagtagtagtagtaggaGTAGTTTGAGGGAAGCGGGTGGGAAAGTACCAGCAATCTATGTGTTCGGAGACTCCTTAGTAGACGTCGGCAACAACAATCACTTGAAGACCTCCTTCGCCAGAGCCGATTTCCCTCACAACGGCATCGACTTTCCCGGCCGACACCCCACCGGAAGATTCTGCAACGGCAAAAACTCTGCTGATTTTCTCG CTGAGAAAGTGGGAATGGAGAGCCAGCCTCCTTATCTCGGCCTCAACGATACCAAAATTGCATTTCCTCTCACGGGTGTCAACTTCGCGTCTGGAGGTGCTGGAATCTTCAATTCCACCGATCAAAAATAT gGTCAATCAATTCCTTTAACCAAGCAAATAGAGTTCTACAAGATTGTGTACGAGGATGTGGTAAAACAGCTAGGGTCGACCGCCGCCGAGCGCCACCTCTCCAAGTCGCTCTTCGCCGTGGTGATCGGTAGCAACGACTTGCTCGACTACTTCAAGTCCGGCTCCCGCCCCTCCACCCCAAAGGAGCATGTTGATCTCATGGTTTTCAACCTCAAACATGCTTTGAAG AGGCTGCACGATTTTGGTGGGCGGAAATTTTTGGTGGCTGGGGTTGGAGCAGTGGGTTGCTGTCCCTCCCAGAGGACACAGAACACAAACAAATCTGAAGAATGCAACGACGAAGCGAACCACTGGTCTGCCAAATACAACCAAGGGCTCAGGGCAATGTTGAAGGCACTCAGCTACGAGCTTAAGCCCTTCAAATACTCCTACCTCGACATCTTCACTGTCTTTGCCGACTTCATCCACTCACCCTCCAAATATG GGTTTACAGAGTATAAAGCTGCATGCTGTGGGATAGGGACTCTGAATGCTGATCTTCCATGCCTGCCAATATCCAGCGTCTGCGACAACAGAAGCAGCCATGTGTTCTGGGATTTGTACCATCCCACTGAAGCTTCGGTTCGCATCTTCGTGGACTTGGTTTTTGACGGCTCGCCCCCTTACGCAGTTCCCATAAACGTGGAGCAGCTAATTGCTGCTGCCTGA
- the LOC127810948 gene encoding probable tetraacyldisaccharide 4'-kinase, mitochondrial isoform X1, translating to MEILRRLVNQIAYTPPFKRLSNLSTLQLSFIPVLSFASSFYRLAVFLRHSLYHLALLRRRRLPVPVISVGNLTWGGNGKTPMVEFLARWLADSGISPLILSRGYAGGDEAKMLQRHLFGTTAKIGVGANRAATAASFLERHGYIVSHCGSFFNSNHSELDKIGAAILDDGMQHLSLWRDLEIIMVNGMMPWGNQKLLPLGPLREPLTALRRADVVVVHHADLASDHDINVIESTLQKLKETLPIFFTRMAPSYFFKVGNTSCKLPLRTVHNMVVLCVSAIGFADAFVQGVERSLQIGPLYVDRLDFSDHHLFEAKDVEMIRARLQKLQAEFGWPIAVITEKDYDREPEILKLLDPFEVLVLCSELQIIPRKGCTEDSYKMLLRQLLQAKLS from the exons ATGGAGATACTGAGAAGACTGGTGAACCAAATAGCCTACACTCCACCCTTCAAAAGACTATCCAACCTGTCCACTCTCCAACTCTCCTTTATCCCTGTGCTCTCCTTCGCTTCCTCCTTCTACAGACTCGCCGTCTTCCTCCGCCACTCTCTCTACCACCTAGCTCTCCTCCGCCGACGCCG GTTGCCGGTGCCGGTGATAAGCGTCGGGAATTTGACATGGGGAGGGAACGGGAAGACGCCGATGGTTGAGTTCTTGGCTCGTTGGCTGGCTGATTCCGGAATTTcacctctcattctctcaagA GGATATGCTGGTGGAGATGAAGCTAAAATGCTTCAGAGGCATCTTTTTGGGACAACTGCTAAGATTGGAGTGGGAGCAAATCGAGCAGCCACTGCTGCTTCTTTTCTTGAAAGGCATGGTTATATAGTTTCTCATTGTGGGTCGTTCTTCAACAGCAATCATTCAGAATTAGACAAAATAGGGGCTGCAATTTTAGATGATGGAATGCAG CACTTGAGCTTGTGGCGTGACCTGGAGATCATAATGGTAAATGGGATGATGCCTTGGGGAAATCAGAAGTTACTGCCACTTGGACCACTAAGGGAACCTTTGACTGCTCTTAGGCGAGCAGATGTTGTTGTGGTCCATCATGCTGATTTG GCGTCAGATCATGATATAAATGTTATCGAGTCAACGCTGCAAAAACTCAAAGAAACtcttcctattttcttcacCAGGATGGCTCCTTCATACTTCTTCAAAGTGGGAAACACTTCCTGTAAATTGCCTTTGAGGACCGTGCATAATATGGTTGTCTTGTGTGTTTCTGCAATCGGTTTTGCAGATGCCTTTGTGCAGGGAGTTGAAAgg TCATTGCAGATAGGACCATTATATGTGGATCGGTTAGACTTCAGTGATCACCATTTATTTGAAGCTAAG GATGTTGAAATGATCAGGGCGAGACTCCAAAAACTTCAGGCTGAGTTTGGCTGGCCCATTGCTGTTATCACGGAAAAG GATTATGATCGCGAGCCGGAGATCCTCAAACTGTTGGATCCTTTTGAAGTGTTGGTACTCTGTTCCGAGTTGCAAATTATACCTCGTAAAGGATGCACAGAAGATAGCTATAAGATGCTTCTGAGACAGCTTCTGCAAGCAAAATTATCTTGA
- the LOC127810948 gene encoding probable tetraacyldisaccharide 4'-kinase, mitochondrial isoform X2, with amino-acid sequence MEILRRLVNQIAYTPPFKRLSNLSTLQLSFIPVLSFASSFYRLAVFLRHSLYHLALLRRRRLPVPVISVGNLTWGGNGKTPMVEFLARWLADSGISPLILSRGYAGGDEAKMLQRHLFGTTAKIGVGANRAATAASFLERHGYIVSHCGSFFNSNHSELDKIGAAILDDGMQHLSLWRDLEIIMVNGMMPWGNQKLLPLGPLREPLTALRRADVVVVHHADLASDHDINVIESTLQKLKETLPIFFTRMAPSYFFKVGNTSCKLPLRTVHNMVVLCVSAIGFADAFVQGVERIGPLYVDRLDFSDHHLFEAKDVEMIRARLQKLQAEFGWPIAVITEKDYDREPEILKLLDPFEVLVLCSELQIIPRKGCTEDSYKMLLRQLLQAKLS; translated from the exons ATGGAGATACTGAGAAGACTGGTGAACCAAATAGCCTACACTCCACCCTTCAAAAGACTATCCAACCTGTCCACTCTCCAACTCTCCTTTATCCCTGTGCTCTCCTTCGCTTCCTCCTTCTACAGACTCGCCGTCTTCCTCCGCCACTCTCTCTACCACCTAGCTCTCCTCCGCCGACGCCG GTTGCCGGTGCCGGTGATAAGCGTCGGGAATTTGACATGGGGAGGGAACGGGAAGACGCCGATGGTTGAGTTCTTGGCTCGTTGGCTGGCTGATTCCGGAATTTcacctctcattctctcaagA GGATATGCTGGTGGAGATGAAGCTAAAATGCTTCAGAGGCATCTTTTTGGGACAACTGCTAAGATTGGAGTGGGAGCAAATCGAGCAGCCACTGCTGCTTCTTTTCTTGAAAGGCATGGTTATATAGTTTCTCATTGTGGGTCGTTCTTCAACAGCAATCATTCAGAATTAGACAAAATAGGGGCTGCAATTTTAGATGATGGAATGCAG CACTTGAGCTTGTGGCGTGACCTGGAGATCATAATGGTAAATGGGATGATGCCTTGGGGAAATCAGAAGTTACTGCCACTTGGACCACTAAGGGAACCTTTGACTGCTCTTAGGCGAGCAGATGTTGTTGTGGTCCATCATGCTGATTTG GCGTCAGATCATGATATAAATGTTATCGAGTCAACGCTGCAAAAACTCAAAGAAACtcttcctattttcttcacCAGGATGGCTCCTTCATACTTCTTCAAAGTGGGAAACACTTCCTGTAAATTGCCTTTGAGGACCGTGCATAATATGGTTGTCTTGTGTGTTTCTGCAATCGGTTTTGCAGATGCCTTTGTGCAGGGAGTTGAAAgg ATAGGACCATTATATGTGGATCGGTTAGACTTCAGTGATCACCATTTATTTGAAGCTAAG GATGTTGAAATGATCAGGGCGAGACTCCAAAAACTTCAGGCTGAGTTTGGCTGGCCCATTGCTGTTATCACGGAAAAG GATTATGATCGCGAGCCGGAGATCCTCAAACTGTTGGATCCTTTTGAAGTGTTGGTACTCTGTTCCGAGTTGCAAATTATACCTCGTAAAGGATGCACAGAAGATAGCTATAAGATGCTTCTGAGACAGCTTCTGCAAGCAAAATTATCTTGA
- the LOC127810948 gene encoding probable tetraacyldisaccharide 4'-kinase, mitochondrial isoform X3 yields MEILRRLVNQIAYTPPFKRLSNLSTLQLSFIPVLSFASSFYRLAVFLRHSLYHLALLRRRRLPVPVISVGNLTWGGNGKTPMVEFLARWLADSGISPLILSRGYAGGDEAKMLQRHLFGTTAKIGVGANRAATAASFLERHGYIVSHCGSFFNSNHSELDKIGAAILDDGMQHLSLWRDLEIIMVNGMMPWGNQKLLPLGPLREPLTALRRADVVVVHHADLASDHDINVIESTLQKLKETLPIFFTRMAPSYFFKVGNTSCKLPLRTVHNMVVLCVSAIGFADAFVQGVERSLQIGPLYVDRLDFSDHHLFEAKGETPKTSG; encoded by the exons ATGGAGATACTGAGAAGACTGGTGAACCAAATAGCCTACACTCCACCCTTCAAAAGACTATCCAACCTGTCCACTCTCCAACTCTCCTTTATCCCTGTGCTCTCCTTCGCTTCCTCCTTCTACAGACTCGCCGTCTTCCTCCGCCACTCTCTCTACCACCTAGCTCTCCTCCGCCGACGCCG GTTGCCGGTGCCGGTGATAAGCGTCGGGAATTTGACATGGGGAGGGAACGGGAAGACGCCGATGGTTGAGTTCTTGGCTCGTTGGCTGGCTGATTCCGGAATTTcacctctcattctctcaagA GGATATGCTGGTGGAGATGAAGCTAAAATGCTTCAGAGGCATCTTTTTGGGACAACTGCTAAGATTGGAGTGGGAGCAAATCGAGCAGCCACTGCTGCTTCTTTTCTTGAAAGGCATGGTTATATAGTTTCTCATTGTGGGTCGTTCTTCAACAGCAATCATTCAGAATTAGACAAAATAGGGGCTGCAATTTTAGATGATGGAATGCAG CACTTGAGCTTGTGGCGTGACCTGGAGATCATAATGGTAAATGGGATGATGCCTTGGGGAAATCAGAAGTTACTGCCACTTGGACCACTAAGGGAACCTTTGACTGCTCTTAGGCGAGCAGATGTTGTTGTGGTCCATCATGCTGATTTG GCGTCAGATCATGATATAAATGTTATCGAGTCAACGCTGCAAAAACTCAAAGAAACtcttcctattttcttcacCAGGATGGCTCCTTCATACTTCTTCAAAGTGGGAAACACTTCCTGTAAATTGCCTTTGAGGACCGTGCATAATATGGTTGTCTTGTGTGTTTCTGCAATCGGTTTTGCAGATGCCTTTGTGCAGGGAGTTGAAAgg TCATTGCAGATAGGACCATTATATGTGGATCGGTTAGACTTCAGTGATCACCATTTATTTGAAGCTAAG GGCGAGACTCCAAAAACTTCAGGCTGA
- the LOC127810948 gene encoding probable tetraacyldisaccharide 4'-kinase, mitochondrial isoform X4 encodes MEILRRLVNQIAYTPPFKRLSNLSTLQLSFIPVLSFASSFYRLAVFLRHSLYHLALLRRRRLPVPVISVGNLTWGGNGKTPMVEFLARWLADSGISPLILSRGYAGGDEAKMLQRHLFGTTAKIGVGANRAATAASFLERHGYIVSHCGSFFNSNHSELDKIGAAILDDGMQHLSLWRDLEIIMVNGMMPWGNQKLLPLGPLREPLTALRRADVVVVHHADLASDHDINVIESTLQKLKETLPIFFTRMAPSYFFKVGNTSCKLPLRTVHNMVVLCVSAIGFADAFVQGVERIGPLYVDRLDFSDHHLFEAKGETPKTSG; translated from the exons ATGGAGATACTGAGAAGACTGGTGAACCAAATAGCCTACACTCCACCCTTCAAAAGACTATCCAACCTGTCCACTCTCCAACTCTCCTTTATCCCTGTGCTCTCCTTCGCTTCCTCCTTCTACAGACTCGCCGTCTTCCTCCGCCACTCTCTCTACCACCTAGCTCTCCTCCGCCGACGCCG GTTGCCGGTGCCGGTGATAAGCGTCGGGAATTTGACATGGGGAGGGAACGGGAAGACGCCGATGGTTGAGTTCTTGGCTCGTTGGCTGGCTGATTCCGGAATTTcacctctcattctctcaagA GGATATGCTGGTGGAGATGAAGCTAAAATGCTTCAGAGGCATCTTTTTGGGACAACTGCTAAGATTGGAGTGGGAGCAAATCGAGCAGCCACTGCTGCTTCTTTTCTTGAAAGGCATGGTTATATAGTTTCTCATTGTGGGTCGTTCTTCAACAGCAATCATTCAGAATTAGACAAAATAGGGGCTGCAATTTTAGATGATGGAATGCAG CACTTGAGCTTGTGGCGTGACCTGGAGATCATAATGGTAAATGGGATGATGCCTTGGGGAAATCAGAAGTTACTGCCACTTGGACCACTAAGGGAACCTTTGACTGCTCTTAGGCGAGCAGATGTTGTTGTGGTCCATCATGCTGATTTG GCGTCAGATCATGATATAAATGTTATCGAGTCAACGCTGCAAAAACTCAAAGAAACtcttcctattttcttcacCAGGATGGCTCCTTCATACTTCTTCAAAGTGGGAAACACTTCCTGTAAATTGCCTTTGAGGACCGTGCATAATATGGTTGTCTTGTGTGTTTCTGCAATCGGTTTTGCAGATGCCTTTGTGCAGGGAGTTGAAAgg ATAGGACCATTATATGTGGATCGGTTAGACTTCAGTGATCACCATTTATTTGAAGCTAAG GGCGAGACTCCAAAAACTTCAGGCTGA